Proteins found in one Vallitalea guaymasensis genomic segment:
- a CDS encoding cobalamin B12-binding domain-containing protein → MDNTLNEISKYVQEGQSIKVRKLTISALEKGYDYKQILNTLIDAMDIIGKKFKKNEVYVPEVLIASRAFNIALDIISPLIDPNVTNYLGKVVIGTVQGDLHDIGKNLVKMMLVGMGFQVIDLGVDISPQEFVDAVKKHDPDIIAMSALLTTTMITMKNTIKLLEEEGLRDNLTVFIGGAPITSNYARTIGADVYSTDAASAAEVAKEIVRNNI, encoded by the coding sequence ATGGATAATACTCTAAATGAAATTTCTAAATACGTGCAGGAAGGACAATCAATAAAAGTCCGGAAATTGACTATTTCTGCATTGGAAAAAGGTTATGACTACAAACAAATATTAAATACTCTTATTGACGCTATGGATATAATAGGTAAGAAATTCAAGAAGAATGAAGTATATGTCCCTGAAGTACTTATTGCTTCAAGAGCATTTAATATAGCTCTTGATATAATAAGTCCTTTGATTGACCCTAATGTCACTAATTACCTTGGCAAAGTAGTGATTGGTACAGTTCAAGGTGATTTGCATGATATAGGTAAGAATCTTGTTAAAATGATGTTGGTTGGTATGGGATTTCAGGTTATAGACCTAGGGGTTGATATATCTCCACAGGAATTCGTGGACGCAGTCAAGAAGCATGATCCTGATATTATAGCCATGTCTGCTCTACTTACCACTACAATGATAACTATGAAGAATACAATCAAATTGTTAGAAGAAGAAGGTCTAAGAGATAATCTTACAGTATTTATTGGCGGAGCTCCAATAACATCCAATTATGCTAGGACAATTGGTGCCGACGTATATTCTACTGATGCAGCCAGTGCGGCTGAAGTTGCAAAAGAAATTGTTCGTAACAATATATAG